A single Sorex araneus isolate mSorAra2 chromosome 8, mSorAra2.pri, whole genome shotgun sequence DNA region contains:
- the ADGRG1 gene encoding adhesion G-protein coupled receptor G1 isoform X1, with translation MAASVLLGSTLLLLVLGQARAPSGARAGGPGEDFRFCGQRNQTQRSRLQYEQTSELLISVSNSESALTIRAPFPGLPPASRDFPEPRGLYHFCLYWHRGAGRLNLVYGKSDFPLSDRASDLLCFGRRETQAQGPPLLAASVSSWWSRGNTSLPSAAGFNFSFHNPPQAASHNASVDMCELKRDLQRLSQLLRQPGRGGRRLPPTPVGQQLQDLESKLTSVQFPGDSVSFEEDRVNATVWKLGPAASLQDLHIRSRQEEEQSEVLEYSVRLPRAIFQKTRGRSSASAKRLLLVDFSSQALFQDENSSQVLGEKVLGIVVQDTKVAGLSEPVVLTFQHLPQPKNTTLQCVFWVEDPTLSSRGSWSDAGCETIRQETQTSCHCTHLTYFALLMAPSVDLDAVHRHYLSLLSYVGCVVSALACVFTIGTHFCSRRKGRDYTIKVHMNLLLAVFLLDVSFLLSEPVALVGSEAGCRASAIFLHFSLLACLTWMGLEGYNLYRLVVEVFGTYVPGYLLKLSIVGWGFPLLLVTLVALVDVNNYGPLTLAVRGAHESVTYPSMCWLRDSLVGHVTNLGLFSLVFLFNTAMLGTMVLQILRLRPHAQKWPHVLTLLGLSLVLGLPWALVFFSFASGTFQLAVLYIFSIITSFQGFLIFLWYWSMRLQARAGSSSLKSNSDSARLPISSGSTSSGRI, from the exons ATGGCCGCCAGTGTCCTGCTGGGCTCCACACTGCTCCTGCTTGTCCTGGGCCAAG CCCGTGCCCCCTCAGGTGCCCGCGCCGGCGGCCCCGGGGAGGACTTCCGCTTCTGCGGCCAGCGGAACCAGACGCAGAGGAGCCGCCTGCAGTACGAGCAGACGTCGGAGCTGCTCATCTCGGTCAGCAACTCGGAGTCGGCCCTCACCATCCGGGCGCCCTTCCCCGGGCTCCCGCCGGCCTCCCGAGACTTCCCCGAGCCCCGGGGCCTCTACCACTTCTGCCTCTACTGGCACCGCGGGGCCGGGCGGCTGAACCTCGTCTACGGGAAGAGCGACTTTCCGCTGAGCGACCGGGCGTCCGACCTGCTCTGCTTCGGGCGCCGGGAGAcccaggcccaggggcccccGCTGCTCGCCGCGTCCGTCAGCTCCTGGTGGAGCCGCGGTAACACCAGCCTGCCCAGCGCTGCCGGCTTCAACTTCTCCTTCCACA ACCCCCCCCAGGCCGCCTCCCACAATGCCTCGGTGGACATGTGTGAGCTGAAACGGGACCTTCAGCGGCTGAGCCAGCTCCTGAGGCagccggggaggggcgggcggcggcTCCCGCCCACGCCCGTTGGCCA gCAGCTGCAGGACCTGGAGTCCAAGCTGACCTCGGTCCAGTTCCCTGGGGACTCGGTGTCCTTCGAGGAAGACCGGGTGAACGCCACCGTGTGGAAGCTGGGGCCCGCGGCCAGCCTGCAGGACCTGCACATCCGCTCCCGGCAGGAG GAAGAGCAGAGCGAGGTGCTGGAGTACTCCGTGCGGCTGCCCCGCGCCATCTTCCAGAAGACCAGAGGCCGCAGCAGCGCGTCGGCCAAGAGGCTGCTGCTGGTGGACTTCAGCAGCCAGGCCCTGTTCCAG GATGAGAATTCCAGCCAGGTCCTGGGGGAGAAGGTGCTGGGCATCGTCGTGCAGGACACCAAGGTGGCTGGCCTCTCGGAGCCCGTGGTGCTCACCTTCCAGCACCTGCCCCAGCCG AAGAACACGACTCTCCAATGTGTCTTCTGGGTCGAGGACCCGACAT TGAGCAGccgggggagctggagtgatgccGGCTGTGAGACCATCCGCCAGGAGACGCAGACGTCCTGCCACTGCACCCACCTGACCTACTTCGCTTTGCTGATG gcCCCCTCCGTGGACTTGGACGCCGTGCACAGGCACTACCTATCCCTGCTGTCCTACGTGGGTTGTGTGGTCTCCGCCCTGGCCTGCGTCTTCACCATCGGCACCCACTTCTGCTCCAG GCGGAAGGGGCGGGACTATACCATCAAGGTGCACATGAACCTGTTGCTGGCCGTGTTCCTGCTGGACGTGAGCTTCCTGCTCAGCGAGCCGGTGGCCCTGGTGGGCTCGGAGGCGGGCTGCCGGGCCAGCGCCATCTTCCTGCACTTCTCCCTGCTGGCCTGCCTCACCTGGATGGGCCTTGAGGGCTACAACCTGTACCGGCTGGTGGTGGAAGTCTTCGGCACCTACGTCCCCGGCTACCTGCTCAAGCTGAGCATCGTGGGCTGGG GCTTCCCCCTCTTGCTGgtgaccctggtggccctggTGGATGTGAACAACTACGGCCCCCTCACCCTGGCCGTGCGCGGGGCCCACGAGAGCGTCACCTACCCGTCCat gtgCTGGCTCCGCGACTCGCTGGTGGGCCACGTCACCAACCTGGGCCTCTTCAGCCTGGTGTTCCTGTTCAACACGGCCATGCTGGGCACCATGGTGCTGCAGATCCTGCGGCTGCGCCCCCACGCCCAGAAGTGGCCACACGTGCTGACGCTGCTGGGCCTCAGCCTGGTGCTGGGCCTGCCCTGGGCCTTGGTCTTCTTCTCCTTCGCTTCCGGCACCTTCCAGCTGGCGGTGCTCTACATCTTCAGCATCATCACCTCCTTCCAAG GCTTCCTCATCTTCCTCTGGTACTGGTCCATGCGGCTGCAGGCCCGGGCCGGCTCCTCCTCTCTCAAGAGCAACTCGGACAGCGCCAGGCTGCCCATCAGCTCGGGCAGCACCTCGTCGGGCCGCATCTAG
- the ADGRG1 gene encoding adhesion G-protein coupled receptor G1 isoform X2 has product MAASVLLGSTLLLLVLGQGARAGGPGEDFRFCGQRNQTQRSRLQYEQTSELLISVSNSESALTIRAPFPGLPPASRDFPEPRGLYHFCLYWHRGAGRLNLVYGKSDFPLSDRASDLLCFGRRETQAQGPPLLAASVSSWWSRGNTSLPSAAGFNFSFHNPPQAASHNASVDMCELKRDLQRLSQLLRQPGRGGRRLPPTPVGQQLQDLESKLTSVQFPGDSVSFEEDRVNATVWKLGPAASLQDLHIRSRQEEEQSEVLEYSVRLPRAIFQKTRGRSSASAKRLLLVDFSSQALFQDENSSQVLGEKVLGIVVQDTKVAGLSEPVVLTFQHLPQPKNTTLQCVFWVEDPTLSSRGSWSDAGCETIRQETQTSCHCTHLTYFALLMAPSVDLDAVHRHYLSLLSYVGCVVSALACVFTIGTHFCSRRKGRDYTIKVHMNLLLAVFLLDVSFLLSEPVALVGSEAGCRASAIFLHFSLLACLTWMGLEGYNLYRLVVEVFGTYVPGYLLKLSIVGWGFPLLLVTLVALVDVNNYGPLTLAVRGAHESVTYPSMCWLRDSLVGHVTNLGLFSLVFLFNTAMLGTMVLQILRLRPHAQKWPHVLTLLGLSLVLGLPWALVFFSFASGTFQLAVLYIFSIITSFQGFLIFLWYWSMRLQARAGSSSLKSNSDSARLPISSGSTSSGRI; this is encoded by the exons ATGGCCGCCAGTGTCCTGCTGGGCTCCACACTGCTCCTGCTTGTCCTGGGCCAAG GTGCCCGCGCCGGCGGCCCCGGGGAGGACTTCCGCTTCTGCGGCCAGCGGAACCAGACGCAGAGGAGCCGCCTGCAGTACGAGCAGACGTCGGAGCTGCTCATCTCGGTCAGCAACTCGGAGTCGGCCCTCACCATCCGGGCGCCCTTCCCCGGGCTCCCGCCGGCCTCCCGAGACTTCCCCGAGCCCCGGGGCCTCTACCACTTCTGCCTCTACTGGCACCGCGGGGCCGGGCGGCTGAACCTCGTCTACGGGAAGAGCGACTTTCCGCTGAGCGACCGGGCGTCCGACCTGCTCTGCTTCGGGCGCCGGGAGAcccaggcccaggggcccccGCTGCTCGCCGCGTCCGTCAGCTCCTGGTGGAGCCGCGGTAACACCAGCCTGCCCAGCGCTGCCGGCTTCAACTTCTCCTTCCACA ACCCCCCCCAGGCCGCCTCCCACAATGCCTCGGTGGACATGTGTGAGCTGAAACGGGACCTTCAGCGGCTGAGCCAGCTCCTGAGGCagccggggaggggcgggcggcggcTCCCGCCCACGCCCGTTGGCCA gCAGCTGCAGGACCTGGAGTCCAAGCTGACCTCGGTCCAGTTCCCTGGGGACTCGGTGTCCTTCGAGGAAGACCGGGTGAACGCCACCGTGTGGAAGCTGGGGCCCGCGGCCAGCCTGCAGGACCTGCACATCCGCTCCCGGCAGGAG GAAGAGCAGAGCGAGGTGCTGGAGTACTCCGTGCGGCTGCCCCGCGCCATCTTCCAGAAGACCAGAGGCCGCAGCAGCGCGTCGGCCAAGAGGCTGCTGCTGGTGGACTTCAGCAGCCAGGCCCTGTTCCAG GATGAGAATTCCAGCCAGGTCCTGGGGGAGAAGGTGCTGGGCATCGTCGTGCAGGACACCAAGGTGGCTGGCCTCTCGGAGCCCGTGGTGCTCACCTTCCAGCACCTGCCCCAGCCG AAGAACACGACTCTCCAATGTGTCTTCTGGGTCGAGGACCCGACAT TGAGCAGccgggggagctggagtgatgccGGCTGTGAGACCATCCGCCAGGAGACGCAGACGTCCTGCCACTGCACCCACCTGACCTACTTCGCTTTGCTGATG gcCCCCTCCGTGGACTTGGACGCCGTGCACAGGCACTACCTATCCCTGCTGTCCTACGTGGGTTGTGTGGTCTCCGCCCTGGCCTGCGTCTTCACCATCGGCACCCACTTCTGCTCCAG GCGGAAGGGGCGGGACTATACCATCAAGGTGCACATGAACCTGTTGCTGGCCGTGTTCCTGCTGGACGTGAGCTTCCTGCTCAGCGAGCCGGTGGCCCTGGTGGGCTCGGAGGCGGGCTGCCGGGCCAGCGCCATCTTCCTGCACTTCTCCCTGCTGGCCTGCCTCACCTGGATGGGCCTTGAGGGCTACAACCTGTACCGGCTGGTGGTGGAAGTCTTCGGCACCTACGTCCCCGGCTACCTGCTCAAGCTGAGCATCGTGGGCTGGG GCTTCCCCCTCTTGCTGgtgaccctggtggccctggTGGATGTGAACAACTACGGCCCCCTCACCCTGGCCGTGCGCGGGGCCCACGAGAGCGTCACCTACCCGTCCat gtgCTGGCTCCGCGACTCGCTGGTGGGCCACGTCACCAACCTGGGCCTCTTCAGCCTGGTGTTCCTGTTCAACACGGCCATGCTGGGCACCATGGTGCTGCAGATCCTGCGGCTGCGCCCCCACGCCCAGAAGTGGCCACACGTGCTGACGCTGCTGGGCCTCAGCCTGGTGCTGGGCCTGCCCTGGGCCTTGGTCTTCTTCTCCTTCGCTTCCGGCACCTTCCAGCTGGCGGTGCTCTACATCTTCAGCATCATCACCTCCTTCCAAG GCTTCCTCATCTTCCTCTGGTACTGGTCCATGCGGCTGCAGGCCCGGGCCGGCTCCTCCTCTCTCAAGAGCAACTCGGACAGCGCCAGGCTGCCCATCAGCTCGGGCAGCACCTCGTCGGGCCGCATCTAG